One Patescibacteria group bacterium genomic window, TCTATACTGGTCGTTTGCATGACATTAAGGCTATAGATGTGCTGATCTGTGGATTCGGAATTGCTCAAAGGCGGGTGAATAATCTTCCAATGAGTCTGACAGTCGCTGGTGTTGGTCCGGAACTCCCAAACCTAAAGCAACTTGCTAAAAAGCTTGGGTTGGAGGGAAGTATCATGTTTGTCGAAGGAATTTACGCAGGTTTGCCAGAACTATACAGAAATCACAATGTCTTTGCCACAGCATCCCAATCAACAGAAGAAGGAATGCCCTTCTCGGTTGTTGAAGCTCTGGCTTCGGGACTTGCGGTTGTTGCAACACCGGTCGGGGATATCCCCAAACACCTCAAACAGTGGGAGAATTGTCTCTATGCAAAGCTCAAGGACCCAGACTCGTTGGCAAAAGCCTTCGTAACTCTTGCCGAAAAGCCTGATCTGATGGCTAAAATAGGGACGAGAAACCGGACGCTTGCGGAACAAAAGTTCTCCATGAAAGAACATTGCGAAAGACTCATCCGTTTGATCATCGCACCATATGTATCTTCATACTAGATAACAAAGGAGGATCGCTATGAAAGCACAAAGACGGCAACTTCTGGAATCCGTGACCATAGGGGATGCTGAATACCCTCTCAACTACGGATCAAACGCTGAGGATAAGCAGGTGATGCCTTGCCTTACCCTCCAGGAGGAAGTGTACAGGAGGCTTTGCGGGGAACTGGAACCTGGGTTTCTTGTAAGCCCACGAGTTCCGTTCCTTCCTCACACAGGATTTTCTAGCCTTGCGAATCGTGCCGTGGCACTATCGCAAATCTATCAGATCCTCTTCCAAGACCAAGAGTTGCGACACAGGGCACTCCCCCCATGGCTTCACAAAGTGCCATCCGCTAATGAATTCGCGCTCGCGGGTCTAGCGTTTGACTTCTTCGTCGGTCGCAATTTGGAGAGCCCCAAGCTCTTGGAATGTGCAGCTTACGGTCCCGATATGGTTATGTCCGCAGTAATGCTGGACACAATCCTCGGCACCAGATCATACACGACAACCCTCATGGCTTGGTGGAAACATCTTGTGGAGGGCAGGCTTGCGAGCAAAATTGTTTTCCCTCCAGCGATGCTGTTCGAAGGAACCAATATACTCGCGTGGTGGCAGTCGCTAGTAAAACCCTTGATGGTTGGGAAGCGGTTGCACTTTGTTACCTCGATTGGTGAACTAAACCACACTCGAGACGGGGAGCATCTGTTCCAGATGAATTTCCTTCGGGAAGTTGGGGTAGAAGCAACATCTGGTTCTGCTGAGGAAGTCCCCAACTCGGCAGAAACTGTGTATCTTCGGTTTTCCTTGATGTACCCACAAGGCTGGAACACAATCAAGGGAACGCACCTTTGGAAGAGAGTTCTTGCTGGGGATGTAAGACTAATCCCACCAATAGGAAACTCCTTCGTAAGCTCGAAGGTAGTTCTCCCAGTTTTGGCGGATGCCAGCGAACTTCGTCAACGCGGTGTTCCAGAGAATCTCATCAAGGTGGCAGGGGAGGTGATGCCAGCGACATTCCTGTATCAACGAGGGATGTATGGCTGGATAGCTCGTTCTGTAGCTCCAACAAGACCGCTCTGGCTAAAATCCGCTTGGAACTATGGCGGATTTGGAACGCGTCGTGTCTCATCGGCAGATGGACTAGCCAAAGCGCTCTATGAGATCGAAACTTACGGAGAAGGTCCGATAATCGCCCAAGAAGAAATCCCGCCTAGCTACTTGCCAGCAGATTCCGAAAGGGAAATTCCAGAGCAACGGGTGGAGGTGCGGGTGCGGGTCTTCGATCACGGAAGCGCGATAAAGGCGGTGCCACCAATACCATCAGTACGGCTGTACGGTCCAGACGGTGGCAGGCCGCAAGTGTCAATCCTTTTGAGCAGAGATGTTCTGCCTCAACAGGAAAAGGAGTAGGAAGTGACATTGGGGAACGAGAGAAGGTCGTGACAGACTTGCAACCTCTCGTTCCCCAAGCATTTTAACATTTTCTTTAAGGTGATATTATTATTTTGTGAGAAACAAAAATATCGTAAATTATGCCTTTATAGATAGTCAAAATTTAAATCTTGGAATAAGAAGTCAAGGCTGGAAATTGGATTTCGCAAAGTTTCGCGTTCTTTTAGAGGAAAAGTATAGTGTTAAAAAAGCGTTCTTGTTTATTGGGTTTATAAAAGAAAACCAAGACCTTTATAATCTATTAACCAAATCAGGTTATAAATTAATATTTAAACCTACTGTAGAATATAAAGAAAGTGGCTATAAGCAAACTAAAGGAAATGTAGACACAGAATTAGTCTTACAAACAATGATAGAGCTCTCGAGTTTTAACAAGGCTATTATAGTATCTGGAGATGGGGATTTCTATTGCCTTATTAAATATCTTCTTAAGAAGCGTAAACTCAGGGTAGTTTTAGTCCCTAATAAAAAATATTCCTCACTTTTGCGAGAATTTGGTAGTTTTATAGTTAATATCGGATTATTTAAGAATAAATTAAAAAGAAGATGAGAGGCATTTACGCGGGACAAAACCCTTTGCTAGTCCTCTCATGGTGATTGAGCGTAGTTTAGTTTATCTATGATAAAATGTCAAGCATGACTCCACAAGAAAAAGTAGAGATTATCAAAAGCTTTGCGCAAGAGATTGTTTCGGAGGATGAATTGCTCAAGCTATTTGAGGAAAAAGAACATCCCGTAGCTTACGATGGCTTTGAACCCTCGGGCATTGCCCCAATTCACTTCGGCCTATTGCGAGCCATTAATGTTAAAAGACTCCTATCCTGCGACATCCACTTAAAGTTATATCTTGCCGATTACTTTGCTTACATCAATAACAAAATTGGCGGGGATCTAGAAAAGATCAAAAGAGTGGGGGAGTACTTTGTAGAAATTTGGAAAGCGTCTGGTGTAGACACCACTAAAATTGAGATTGTCTGGGCAAGCGAGCTTATGGACTCAATTGACTACTGGGACAGGGTACTAACCGTTGCCAAATCATTAACTTTACAGCGAACCCTAAAGTCACTAACGATTGCAGGCAGAAGTGAAAAGGACACACTTTCTACTGCCCAGCTTTTTTACCCCTCCATGCAAGTTGCTGATATTTTTGAGATGGAAATAGACATTTGCCAGCTTGGTATGGATCAACGCCGCGCTAACATGATTGCTCGAGAAGTTGCCGAAAAGCAAAATTGGAAAAAACCCATTGCCGTTCATCACCCCATGTTATTGGGACTAAAAGGGGTAAAAGAATTAGACAACCCAGAAGCAACAATGATTGCCAGCAAAATGTCTAAAAGTGATCCCACAAGTGCAATTTATATGCACGATGCAAAAGAGAAAATAGAAGCCAAAATCAGAACCGCTTTTTGTCCACCCAATCAAACTCTAGGAAATCCAATCTTTGAATACGCCAAATTGATAGTAATTCCCGTCATGGGAAATTTAAAAGTTTATCGAGAACCCAAACACGGAGGATATGTTGAGTATTTCTCGTCGCGGGAATTACAAATTGATTACGAGAATGGCAACCTGCATCCTAATGATCTAAAGTCTGCAGTCGCCTCATCGTTGGATTTTCTTATTAAACCCGTAAGAAGTCATTTTGAAAAGGATAGAAAAGCAAAAAAGCTGTATAATGAGGTAAGATCTTATCAAATTACAAGATAAATTATGAAATTTTTTAGAAAACACAAAAAAGTTTGGGAGGTAATAACAGTACTTGCAACACTGGCAATTATTGGGGCTTCCATTCTCCCATACATTTTCTAATAATGGATTTTTTTTCCTCTATAACCACGCTCCCTCTTGTTGGCCCACATTACAAAAATCTCTTAGAACTACTAGAGATTTATGCAATCCGTGACCTCTTATACCATTTTCCAAGTCGCTACGAGGATTATTCAACTATCAAAACCATCTCCAATCTAATTGTAAACGATAAAGTAACCGTAAAAGGGGAAGTAGCAGAGATAAAAAACATTTACACTGGAGGATATTCCAAACTTACAACATTAAAACTAATTGATTCAACTGGCAGTGTTGCTTGTATTTTTTTTAACCAACAATTCTTAACTCGTACCATAAAAAAAGGAATGACTATCCAGATCGCAGGGGATGTAACAGCCTATAAAGGTAAACCTTCTTTTGTAAGTCCTGACTACGAGATGATAGAAAGTGAAAGTTATATTCCAATTCACACGGGACGACTGGTTCCCATATATCCCGAAACTGCCAGAGTAAGCTCTAAATGGTTGCGTAAAAAAATTAGCTTAGTACTAAACACCCAACAGTTTAACGACCTCGATCTTCTCCCTCTTAACCTAAGCGACTTAAAAGACTTAAATGACCTAAGCCACGCTCTGCGACAAATACACTTCCCAAAGGATCTCCACGAGGTCGCTTTGGCAACCAACCGTTTTGCCTTTGAAGAACTTTTTACTACCCAACTTCTAGGATTAGTCAAGAAACAACAATGGCAGAGTAGGGGACTAGCCAAAAAAATGAGGGTTGCAGGAAATGATCTTTTAAATTTTATAACATCTCTTCCTTTTGAACTTACAAAAGCCCAATTAAGGGTATGTGGTGAAGTCCTAGAGGACTTAACAAAAGACTTACCTGCCAATAGACTTATTCAAGGAGATGTTGGTAGTGGCAAAACTGTAGTTGCCACCCTTGCCATGTACATTGCCTATAAATCCGGTGTTGGAAGCGTATTTATGGCACCAACTGAAATTCTAGCCCAACAACACTACAACACAATTAAGGTTATTTTCGAAAAATTGTTCTCTATCGCCCCCATCTCTCTTATTACCCATCACTTTAAAAGCAAAAACACACCCAATACCCCAAGCATCTTAATAGGAACCCACGCCCTATTATATAACCCAAGCCTTTACAAAAACATCGGCTTAGTGGTAATTGACGAACAGCATAAATTTGGAGTAACACAAAGAAACAAAATTTTGTCATTTGTTACAGCTAAACACACCCCGCACATTCTGACCATGACGGCTACACCAATACCAAGAAGTTTGTGCTTAACGCTATTTGGCGATTTAGAAATTTCCACGATTGATGAAATGCCCAAAGGTCGCCTACCTGTAAAAACCTTCGTCGTCCCCGAAAGTAAGCGGGGTAGGGGATACCAATGGATAAAAGAGAAAATTGTAAAAGAAAACGAACAAGTGTATGTGGTTTGTCCCTTTGTTGAGGAATCGCAGGTAGAAACATTAAAAAGTGTCAGATCAGCAACTGCTCATTTTGAAGAATTAAAATCTCAATGGTTTAACAACATACCAATGGGATTAATTCATGGAAGATTAAAATCTAAAGAAAAGGAAGAAATTATTACCGAATTTAGAGATGGGACAATAAAAATCTTAGTGGCAACAAGTGTCGTAGAAGTTGGAATGGACATTCCAAACGCCAACATTATGGTTATCGAAGGAGCCGAACGCTTTGGTCTTGCAAGCTTGCACCAGTTAAGGGGTCGGGTTGGGAGAAGCTCCCGCCAAGCCTATTGCTTTTTGTTTACTACAGAAGGAAAAAGTAAAAACTCGCGCCTTTCGATTATGGAAAAATCGCAAAGCGGTCTTGTTTTGGCGCAAAAAGACATGGAAACCCGAGGTCCCGGAGAGCTTTATGGAATAAAGCAAAGCGGGAAGAGCAAATTTAGATTCGCAAACTTTTCTGACGAAAAATTGTTAGAGCAAACTTACAAGACTGCGGTATTTGTTTCACAAAATCTAGACAAGTACCCGCAAACCGTGACATTGCTTAAAAAACTTTCATCAGATACAATCGGGGTAAATTAACTTTATGCACATCACATCGGGTATCGCAAAAAATCGACTAATATCAGTCCCCGAGTCTGCAAAACCAATAAAAGGTATTGTCCTAAACTCTATCTTCTCAACAATTGGGGACGAGATAAAAAACAAAAGGTGCCTTGATTTATTTGCTGGAAGCGGAGCCTTGGGTCTTGAAGCGCTAAGTCGCGGTGCAAAGTTCTGCAAATTTTCCGACTCCGATTATAATGCTATTTCTTGCATAAAAACCAATGTGGCAAACGCTAATTTCTCTAATTTAGCCAATGTGGAAAAAATAGATGCCGTAAAATACATTGGAAATACCACTGACAAATTTGACATTATCTTTTTAGATCCTCCTTACAATTCCCCAATTACCCATATCCTTAAAAACATCTTCGGCGTTGCCAGTGGGAATTGTGTTCTCGTTTATCTTTGTGACAGTAAAACTAAAAACGAACAAACAGAAGCTGTTAATTTTAACCTAACAAAATTGCGAAAATTCGGCAAGACAACAATCCAATATTTTGTGCTTGACAAGTAGCTCCAATTAACGCTAACTTACTCCCATGGCAGCAACACCAAAACGCAGAATTTCCAATACAAGACGCAAGCACAGAAGAGTAAATTTAAAAATTTCGAAAGTGCAGACCGTTCCTTGCGCAAAATGCAAAAAAGAGACTCGCTCTCACAGGCTCTGCGCAAACTGTGGGACCTACAATTAGAGCAGAATGTCAAAAAAGTCATCGTTAAAAGAAGATCCTAGACACAATGCTAGAAGAATAGCTTTGGCAACTCTTTTTTCTTGGAGCTTTTTGTCGCAGGATATGGATAAAGAAGAGCTGTTTGCCAATGAAATTTTGGAACACCCCAATTGCGACACGGAACTTGAAAAACTTATTATTTCTGGAGTATCAAAAAATATCGACTCGCTGGATGGATATATTAATCTAGTCGCCCAAAAATGGCCTGTGGAACAAATCTCTAAAATAGATCTTTTGGTATTAAGAATTTCTCTTTTTGAGATTATAATTGCCAAAACCGCCCCTCTAAAGGTGGCAATTAACGAGGCGGTAGAACTGGCAAAAGAATTTGGGGGAGACGCCTCCGGTAAATTTGTCAACGGTGTTTTGGGTACTATTGCCGAGGTGTTAAAACTGGAATAGCTTCCGGGTGACACCCGAAAAATACAAAATATGGACAAAGTAATCTTAGATAAATTATACCAAATCATTTCCCAACACACTGGTGTTGACCCAAACGATATTAGTCCCGAACAGGACTTTGTGGACGATTTAAATATCTCCGAGCTTGAGCTTGCAGAAATAATCTCTACAATAGAAGACGAATTGGAAATAGAAATTGATCCCGAAGACGCAAAAGCAATTAGAACCGTTGCCGATTTAGCAATTATTATTGAAGAAGCGGGGTATTTGTGATGATTATTGATTTTTTAGATCTTGAGAAGACACTAAATTTACAATTTACCAACAAAAACCTTCTTAAAACCGCCTTTACTCACAGGTCTTATCTTAATGAGTGTCGTGACCAAAATATAGAATCTAATGAGAGATTGGAGTTTTTGGGCGATTCAGTACTGCAATTTTTAACTTCCAAACTTTTATACGCTAAATACCAAAACCAGCCAGAGGGCATTCTTACAAGCTATAGAGCTGCTATTGTTAACACCACCTCACTAGCTCAAGAAGCTCTAAGATTA contains:
- a CDS encoding RsmD family RNA methyltransferase, which codes for MHITSGIAKNRLISVPESAKPIKGIVLNSIFSTIGDEIKNKRCLDLFAGSGALGLEALSRGAKFCKFSDSDYNAISCIKTNVANANFSNLANVEKIDAVKYIGNTTDKFDIIFLDPPYNSPITHILKNIFGVASGNCVLVYLCDSKTKNEQTEAVNFNLTKLRKFGKTTIQYFVLDK
- the rpmF gene encoding 50S ribosomal protein L32, with the protein product MAATPKRRISNTRRKHRRVNLKISKVQTVPCAKCKKETRSHRLCANCGTYN
- a CDS encoding acyl carrier protein; this encodes MDKVILDKLYQIISQHTGVDPNDISPEQDFVDDLNISELELAEIISTIEDELEIEIDPEDAKAIRTVADLAIIIEEAGYL
- a CDS encoding tyrosine--tRNA ligase, with the translated sequence MTPQEKVEIIKSFAQEIVSEDELLKLFEEKEHPVAYDGFEPSGIAPIHFGLLRAINVKRLLSCDIHLKLYLADYFAYINNKIGGDLEKIKRVGEYFVEIWKASGVDTTKIEIVWASELMDSIDYWDRVLTVAKSLTLQRTLKSLTIAGRSEKDTLSTAQLFYPSMQVADIFEMEIDICQLGMDQRRANMIAREVAEKQNWKKPIAVHHPMLLGLKGVKELDNPEATMIASKMSKSDPTSAIYMHDAKEKIEAKIRTAFCPPNQTLGNPIFEYAKLIVIPVMGNLKVYREPKHGGYVEYFSSRELQIDYENGNLHPNDLKSAVASSLDFLIKPVRSHFEKDRKAKKLYNEVRSYQITR
- a CDS encoding ATP-dependent DNA helicase RecG gives rise to the protein MDFFSSITTLPLVGPHYKNLLELLEIYAIRDLLYHFPSRYEDYSTIKTISNLIVNDKVTVKGEVAEIKNIYTGGYSKLTTLKLIDSTGSVACIFFNQQFLTRTIKKGMTIQIAGDVTAYKGKPSFVSPDYEMIESESYIPIHTGRLVPIYPETARVSSKWLRKKISLVLNTQQFNDLDLLPLNLSDLKDLNDLSHALRQIHFPKDLHEVALATNRFAFEELFTTQLLGLVKKQQWQSRGLAKKMRVAGNDLLNFITSLPFELTKAQLRVCGEVLEDLTKDLPANRLIQGDVGSGKTVVATLAMYIAYKSGVGSVFMAPTEILAQQHYNTIKVIFEKLFSIAPISLITHHFKSKNTPNTPSILIGTHALLYNPSLYKNIGLVVIDEQHKFGVTQRNKILSFVTAKHTPHILTMTATPIPRSLCLTLFGDLEISTIDEMPKGRLPVKTFVVPESKRGRGYQWIKEKIVKENEQVYVVCPFVEESQVETLKSVRSATAHFEELKSQWFNNIPMGLIHGRLKSKEKEEIITEFRDGTIKILVATSVVEVGMDIPNANIMVIEGAERFGLASLHQLRGRVGRSSRQAYCFLFTTEGKSKNSRLSIMEKSQSGLVLAQKDMETRGPGELYGIKQSGKSKFRFANFSDEKLLEQTYKTAVFVSQNLDKYPQTVTLLKKLSSDTIGVN
- a CDS encoding NYN domain-containing protein, with the protein product MRNKNIVNYAFIDSQNLNLGIRSQGWKLDFAKFRVLLEEKYSVKKAFLFIGFIKENQDLYNLLTKSGYKLIFKPTVEYKESGYKQTKGNVDTELVLQTMIELSSFNKAIIVSGDGDFYCLIKYLLKKRKLRVVLVPNKKYSSLLREFGSFIVNIGLFKNKLKRR
- the nusB gene encoding transcription antitermination factor NusB, whose product is MSKKSSLKEDPRHNARRIALATLFSWSFLSQDMDKEELFANEILEHPNCDTELEKLIISGVSKNIDSLDGYINLVAQKWPVEQISKIDLLVLRISLFEIIIAKTAPLKVAINEAVELAKEFGGDASGKFVNGVLGTIAEVLKLE